The Verrucomicrobium spinosum DSM 4136 = JCM 18804 DNA segment CATTGTCCCCGCTGGATCGCCTCATGCCAGAGATTCGAATGCCCGACCTGACCGCTGAAACATTGGCAAGCCAGATGCATGCCAGTGCCCGTGCAGTTGCGACGGGAGTGGGAGATGAGAAACAACCAACCGTGGACCTGAATCCGGCCACCAGGTGGACCCTGTCTGCCTCCAAGGCCTTCTATAAAGCGGTATCATTCGTCAAGGCGAAAGCTGGACTCAAGGTGACTGAAAGGAAGTCTGAGCGGTACCGGAAATGGCCCCGGAGTTGGTTCCGCAGTCAGGCTCGCATTGATGCTGGGCTGATCGGTGTTATCAGGCAGCTGGTCCAAATGGCGGGCAAGTTCGATGCAGGATTGCGGAAGCACGACAAGGTCTTGCGCCGCCTTCTTCCCAAGGTGGAAGTCTTGCACTACTCGGCCGTCGATCTGCAGCGGGAGTTCCTCCATGTCTCGCGTCGGGCCGATCAAATGGAGGGCCAACTGCGTCAGTGCCTCTCCTTGCTTCAGCAGCAGTCGCAGACGATCTCCCGGCTCAATGAGGGGGCCAGCGCTCTACGACGGAGAGTGACCAGGCTGGAGTCTCTCTCAGCACGCCAGGCGATTGAGCTCAACAAACCCACTCGGCGGTCGGTGTCAGGGCCTCCAGAAGAGGTGCCTTCTTCCCCAGGAACGATGACGGCTCCGGCTTCCTCATCCACGGATTTCGAGTCACTTT contains these protein-coding regions:
- a CDS encoding class I SAM-dependent methyltransferase, coding for MPEIRMPDLTAETLASQMHASARAVATGVGDEKQPTVDLNPATRWTLSASKAFYKAVSFVKAKAGLKVTERKSERYRKWPRSWFRSQARIDAGLIGVIRQLVQMAGKFDAGLRKHDKVLRRLLPKVEVLHYSAVDLQREFLHVSRRADQMEGQLRQCLSLLQQQSQTISRLNEGASALRRRVTRLESLSARQAIELNKPTRRSVSGPPEEVPSSPGTMTAPASSSTDFESLYLEFEGRFRGSGEEVTERLKEYLPILERACPGSRPLVALDIGSGRGEWLRLLKQHGVIARGVDANPGMVSHAIEQGLEITLGNGLDYLRNLPSASLGLVTAFHVVEHLKIDELLVLIEETARVLVPGGMAIFETPNPANLRVSTFTFHLDPTHRQPIPSHLLEFLCQSVGLTETQVLELHPEKGGDTFPEEGSPKVSQLLNQLFHGPRDYAVIARTPA